Proteins encoded within one genomic window of Borrelia parkeri:
- a CDS encoding V-type ATP synthase subunit B, giving the protein MKRVYSKIESIVGNVITVMAQDVKYGELAIVRSKDASSLAEVIKLDRDKVSLQVYNGTIGISTADEVKFLGHPMQVTFSENLLGRIFDGAGNPKDGGPRLEDDLIEIGGPSANPAKRIVPRNMIRTGIPMIDVFNTLVESQKLPIFSVSGEPYNELLIRIALQAEVDLIILGGMGLKNDDYLTFKDYLEKGGALSRTIFFVNTANDPVVESLTVPDISLAVAEKFALQGKKVLVLLTDMTNFADAMKEIAITMEQVPSNRGYPGDLYSQLASRYEKAIDFEGAGSITILAVTTMPGDDITHPVPDNTGYITEGQYYLKGGRIEPFGSLSRLKQMVNGKTRDDHRTIMDSMIKLYASSKESIEKKAMGFNMTEWDEKLIKYSGMFESKLMDLSVNIPLEEALDLGWEILFSCFEPKETGIRTELVEKYWPQKKDEQCLKLN; this is encoded by the coding sequence ATGAAGAGAGTATATAGCAAGATAGAATCTATTGTTGGGAATGTAATAACTGTGATGGCACAAGATGTTAAATATGGAGAACTTGCCATTGTTAGGTCAAAAGATGCAAGTTCTTTAGCAGAAGTTATTAAGTTGGATAGAGATAAAGTTTCCCTTCAGGTTTATAACGGAACTATAGGTATTTCAACTGCAGATGAAGTTAAGTTTTTAGGTCATCCAATGCAAGTGACATTTTCTGAGAATTTGCTTGGTAGAATCTTTGATGGAGCTGGTAATCCAAAAGATGGAGGACCGCGTCTTGAGGATGATTTGATTGAAATTGGTGGGCCATCAGCTAATCCTGCAAAGCGTATTGTTCCAAGAAACATGATCAGAACAGGAATTCCAATGATAGATGTTTTTAATACTCTTGTTGAGTCTCAAAAATTACCAATATTTTCTGTATCCGGTGAACCTTATAATGAACTTCTTATAAGAATAGCTCTTCAGGCGGAAGTTGATTTAATTATTCTTGGAGGAATGGGACTTAAGAATGATGATTATTTGACGTTTAAGGATTATCTTGAAAAGGGTGGTGCTTTAAGTAGGACAATCTTTTTTGTGAATACAGCTAATGATCCTGTTGTTGAGTCTTTAACAGTTCCTGATATTTCTCTTGCTGTTGCAGAAAAATTTGCATTACAAGGGAAAAAGGTTTTGGTACTTTTGACTGATATGACCAATTTTGCAGATGCTATGAAAGAAATTGCTATTACTATGGAGCAGGTTCCATCTAATAGAGGTTATCCTGGTGATTTATATTCTCAGCTTGCATCTAGATATGAGAAAGCTATTGATTTTGAAGGGGCAGGTTCAATTACTATACTTGCAGTTACTACAATGCCTGGAGATGATATTACTCATCCAGTTCCTGATAATACGGGTTATATTACTGAAGGGCAATATTATTTAAAGGGAGGCAGAATCGAACCTTTTGGTTCTCTTTCAAGACTTAAGCAAATGGTTAACGGGAAAACAAGAGATGATCATAGAACGATTATGGATTCAATGATTAAGCTTTATGCATCTTCAAAGGAGTCTATAGAGAAAAAAGCTATGGGATTTAATATGACAGAGTGGGATGAGAAGCTTATTAAGTACAGTGGTATGTTTGAAAGTAAACTGATGGACTTATCTGTTAATATTCCTTTGGAGGAGGCCTTGGATTTGGGGTGGGAAATTCTCTTTAGTTGTTTTGAACCTAAAGAAACTGGGATTAGAACAGAACTTGTAGAGAAATATTGGCCTCAAAAAAAGGATGAGCAATGTCTAAAGTTAAATTAA